The following proteins come from a genomic window of Nicotiana tomentosiformis chromosome 12, ASM39032v3, whole genome shotgun sequence:
- the LOC104116053 gene encoding plant UBX domain-containing protein 10-like: protein MDDVADKVAKFQATTGLEDSDLCTEILSAHNWDLELAISNFTSSSAENYRSASEATTSTIPEEVETGLVVGGPHGPPPGLAWKIITLPFSIISGSLGLISGAVGFGVWAASGVLSYGLSMIGLNSGRNGESSARLVSVSAAVSEAMDFVTSFERDFGSLKPNFVAEGFMDALQRSRNEYKLLFVYLHSPDHQDTPVFCEKTLCNEDLVAFINENFVAWGGSIRASEGFKMSNSLKASRFPFCAVVMAATNQRIALLQQVEGPKSPEELLTVLQRVIEESAPVLVTARVEAEERRNNMRLREEQDAAYRTALEADQARERERKEEQERLEREAAEAERKRKEEEEAQERAAREAAEREAALAKMRQEKLLALGTEPEKGPDVTQVLVRFPTGERKDRRFHCATTIQSLYDYVDSLGCLEVDNYSLVSNFPRTVYGAEKLSLSLKDAGLHPQASLFIELSS from the exons ATGGATGATGTAGCTGATAAAGTAGCTAAATTTCAGGCAACAACTGGACTCGAAGACTCCGATTTATGCACTGAAATTCTCTCCGCACATAATTGGGATCTCGAACTAGCGATCTCAAATTTCACCTCCAGTTCCGCCGAAAATTACCGTTCTGCTTCTGAAGCTACTACTAGCACGATTCCCGAAGAAGTGGAAACCGGACTTGTTGTCGGTGGGCCCCATGGACCGCCGCCAGGACTCGCTTGGAAGATTATTACTCTGCCGTTTTCAATTATTTCCGGTAGTCTAGGGTTAATTTCAGGAGCTGTTGGATTTGGTGTGTGGGCGGCTAGTGGAGTTCTTTCGTATGGATTAAGCATGATCGGGCTGAACTCGGGCCGAAATGGTGAGTCGTCGGCCCGTTTAGTGTCCGTATCTGCAGCAGTATCAGAGGCTATGGATTTTGTTACTAGTTTCGAGAGGGATTTTGGTAGTTTAAAGCCGAATTTTGTAGCTGAGGGTTTTATGGACGCATTGCAAAGGTCTAGGAATGAGTACAAGCTACTGTTTGTTTATTTGCATTCACCGGATCATCAGGATACGCCTGTGTTTTGTGAAAAGACACTTTGTAATGAGGATTTGGTGGCGTTTATTAATGAGAATTTTGTTGCTTGGGGTGGAAGTATTAGAGCTAGTGAAGGTTTTAAGATGAGTAATAGTTTGAAGGCTTCGAGGTTTCCGTTTTGTGCTGTTGTAATGGCTGCGACGAACCAGAGGATCGCTTTGCTTCAGCAG GTGGAAGGGCCAAAATCTCCTGAAGAATTGCTTACAGTACTGCAAAGAGTGATCGAGGAAAGTGCCCCTGTGCTTGTCACGGCCAGGGTTGAGGcagaagaaagaagaaacaatATGCGTTTGAGGGAGGAGCAAGATGCTGCTTATCGCACTGCGCTAGAAGCTGATCAG GCTAGAGAGCGTGAGAGGAAAGAAGAGCAAGAGCGGCTGGAAAGGGAAGCTGCTGAAGCTGAAAGGAAAAGAAAGGAGGAAGAAGAGGCCCAGGAAAGAGCTGCCCGTGAAGCTGCTGAAAGAGAAGCTGCATTAGCTAAAATGCGCCAGGAGAAACTATTGGCATTGGGAACTGAACCTGAGAAGGGTCCTGATGTTACTCAA GTTTTGGTACGGTTTCCTACTGGAGAGCGCAAGGACAGGAGGTTTCATTGTGCAACAACAATACAATCGTTGTATGACTATGTTGATTCTCTGGGATGCCTTGAGGTTGACAATTACAGCCTTGTATCCAACTTCCCCCGCACTGTGTATGGCGCAGAGAAGCTTTCTTTGTCCCTTAAAGATGCTGGATTACATCCTCAGGCCAGCCTTTTTATTGAGTTGAGCTCATGA
- the LOC104116054 gene encoding protein yippee-like At4g27745, translating to MAEIIGPRLYSCCNCKNEVALHDDIISKAFQGRHGRAFLFSHAMNIVVGPKEDRQLMTGLHTVADVHCCDCREVVGWKYERAYEETQKYKEGKFVLEKSKIVKDNW from the exons ATGGCCGAAATTATTGGCCCTAGACTGTACAGTTGCTGCAATTGTAAGAATGAAGTTGCACTACACGATGACATCATTTCTAAGGCTTttcag GGAAGACATGGTCGAGCATTTTTGTTTTCTCATGCAATGAACATAGTCGTGGGGCCAAAAGAGGATAGGCAGCTAATGACGGGCCTCCATACAGTTGCTGATGTCCATTGCTGCGACTGTCGTGAGGTTGTTGGCTGGAAATATGAACGAGCTTATGAAGAGACTCAGAAGTACAAGGAAGGGAAATTTGTACTTGAGAAGTCGAAGATTGTCAAGGATAACTGGTAG